The Silene latifolia isolate original U9 population chromosome 4, ASM4854445v1, whole genome shotgun sequence region ACGGAGTATTACCCATAAATAAATAACTTGAATGAAAATAATTTAACCGAAATGGCCCGAGCCCAAAATGACTCGGCCTTACCCGAACTCTTGCAAACTTAAAATTGACCTGACCCGGTTGACCTATTTACCATATCTACAAATCAacagtttaattttaattattaaatgGGTTTGGCCAATTTCAAGTTGAATTTGTAGATATGGTAAATGGGTCAACCATAAAGACTAGAAGTTAAACAATGATAAAAATGACTTTTTTTGGGCACACTGGGTAAACAAAGTACGTAATAGCCTTCAAATAACGTACACAAGGTCAACCATCTTTTTAAGAGTTGACAAGCTTGAAATTACATTAATAAGGCTAAAATACTCCCATTATCCCAGTCAATAATTTACATCTAAGTTCGAAATTCCGTAAGCATCAATACTCAACAACACCCCTTATCTTCAAAACAAATTACATTCCATTTTGGAGATCATTGGTCTGTTAACCTTTCTATTTTAGTTGCTTCATGTTAATAATTCTTTTATGTAGGTCTCAGTTTGATGGATGATTCATGATTGTGTGATATCTTGGAAATGTACAACTTGGTTTTGAGTCAAATATACTCTTTCCGTCTCAGTCATtcgtttaccttttatattcactataaggagtattttaatcaaagataaataaataactgCGGCAAGAGAGTATATGAATTTGTGTGCAGTGTATCTCTAATATGGAGCAAAAAGTTTTGATCTTTTCGCTTAGACTATGATATATACAGACTTGAACGTTAGTTGTGTGTTATGTTACTCCGACATTTCACTTTGGTCACGTGTCCAACAATTTAGCGAATTGCTGATTTGCTGGCTGGTACTTTTATTCTTGAAACTGATGTATTTCTGAGACAATCAACCAGCATAAGGTCTGAAATATGAATGCTGTTGATATGAACTCCTTGCCATTGAAAATGAATCTGGAAGTTTTCGGGTTGAGGGTTTTTTATATCTTTTTTCTTGAAATGGTGTATTAGGTGATATTCCGGCTGCAACTGCTGAAGATGTGGAGGCTGTGGTTGCTGCTGCTCGAAAAGCTCTTACACGGAACAAGGGGACAGAGTGGGGATCTGCAACTGGAGCTCATCGTGCCAAGTACTTGCGCGCTATTGCTTCTGAGGTATAGAGTTTAGTAGCTTTTTTGCTGAAGCTGTTAAGATAGAAATGTTAAATTATTTTCCGTCAAATTTCGAAAAAGACAGCAAAGTAATAACCGGAAAAACTTTATTTCTAAGTGCATTTTCTCATACAGGTCAAAGAGAGAAAAGATAAACTTGCGAAACTTGAAGTTCTTGATACTGGGAAGCCATGGGATGAAGCAGTATCGGACATTGTGAGTTGTGTTTGAAAAAAATAAATGTTTTATTGGTTTTTATCTTGCTCAGCAGTTATCCATGATCTGCTTTACTGTTGCTAATTTCTTAGGATGAGGTTGCTTCGTGTTTTGAATATTATGCTGATCAAGCGGAAGCCCTAGATGCTAAACAAAAGGCTCCATTTTCCCTTTCTATGGACACATTTAAAGCTCATGTATTAAAACAGCCTCTTGGCGTTGTTGGTCTGATTACTCCATGGTATTTTGCTCAGAATCTTTCGAAACTTTAGTTTCCCCTGTCCCTGAAACTGAAGTAGCTTAGTCATTGTCATTGTGCCAAAAAAATGAAGTTTGGATGTTTTATGAACCAATTGTGACAATATTTTCATCAAAACCAAAGATGATGATTATGATCTCCGTCATGTTTTTGAAGGAATTATCCACTCCTAATGTGTTGAATATTTTGACAGGATTGGGAACCGAAGCTGGTGCCCCATTAGCATCTCATCCTGATGTTGACAAGGTTTCACTCTCCTCCTTTTCAAGTTATACGTGCGAGTGTGGAAGTTTATGTATCCCCGTTTTTTGTGGCTCTTGTTGTATTGATCAAGTTATCTGAAATACAGTTACTGGCAGCAAAATTATGTCCTCAGCAGCCCAGTTGGTTAAGGTGCGTGACAGTGCATCTAGTTCAATTAAGTCGTTCATCCTCTAGATGTCATGGTTTCTAACACTCGCATCTCTTGCAGCCGGTTACATTAAAACTTGGAGGAAAAAGTCCTATCATCGTGTTTGATGATGTTGAACTTGATAAAGGTTAGTTGCTCTTAGTAAACTACATTGGTACCTTACTATCTCAATCTTTGGCGAAAGTAAGCTCAATGCCTCGAGACATAGGTCATCAGAGAAGCGTTTTTGACTTTTTGTTACATCTTAACTCAGAGATCTTTATTTGATTTTATAGCTGCTGAATGGACTGCTTTTGGTTGTTTTTGCACAACCGGTCAAATCTGCAGCGCAACCTCTAGATTGCTTGTGCGTGTAAGTGTTCATATCTCTTGGAATCCAGCAATTCTCTGATATAAACATATTTGCTCAAAACCCTCATGGTTTACATTTTACAATGTACTTTCAGGAAAACATCGCAACTGAATTTTTGGATACGCTTATGAAATGGATAAAAAACATAAAAATCTCCGACCCATTTGAAGAAGGTTGCCGAATGGGCCCTGTAATTAGCAAGGGACAGGTAAAATGGGTATTTTACATTTCTTATTGCTTTTGCAAGTCCACAAGGTATGAAACCTTATGATGTTTCCCTTGTATGCTACAGTATGAGAAAGTTATGAAGTTCATTGCAACAGCAGAGAGTGAGGGTGCGACTATATTGTGCGGAGGTTCCCGTCCTGAGGTAAAATTCATACCTCTGTTGCTCATTAATAAGTTACCCTTGCTGCCATGTGACTTCAGTAACCAAATTTTTGTATGGTTATGATTGCAGCATCTGACGAAAGGGTATTTTGTTGAACCAACCATCGTAAGTGATGTATCCACGTCCATGCAAATATGGAGGGAGGAGGTTTTCGGTCCTGTCTTGTGTGTGAAAACATTTAACTCTGAAGATGAAGCCATTGAATTGGCAAATGATACACAGTGAGCTTTTAATGCCGTCTCCATGATTTCCCGGTTTATAAAATTTTGATTGATACTCTCCATGAGTACCACAACTCCATcctattttgttgtttgttgattggTCATCAAACGTTGTGTTTCGCAGTTATGGTTTAGGTGCTGCTGTGATATCGAAAGATCTTGACAGGTGTGAGAGGGTAACAAAGGTGAGACATTTTTACAATCAACTGAAAGCCAAACTATTTCCTGGATGACAATTTCAGCTGTTTAATATCGTCAAATTTGTTCTATAGGCACTGCAAGCCGGCATTGTGTGGGTCAACTGTTCACAACCATGCTTTTGCCAAGCTCCCTGGGGAGGTATCAAGCGTAGTGGCTTTGGACGTGATCTTGGAGAATGGTGAGACCTTTTACCATCATGTAGCTGTAATATCACTCTTCGTTAGATCTGACAAACGGGGTTGGGTTGGTCAGGTTTAGATCATTTCAGATCCATTATATTCGTGTCGTTCATAAGGCTGGTTCTGGTTCTGGTTCTGGTCCTGGTCCTGATCAGTTTTGCCTAGTCTACTTCTCGTGCATTCTTATTTTATACTCCGTGTATCAGTGTATGTCTCAAGTAATTGTGACAGCAAAAAAACTGAAAACTATGGTTATGATGCTCTCAATTTGTTGATCACCGAGGCATTTTGAAGAAATTGAATTAATGTTAGGCTCGTCTTAATGTGTCCTAACATCCGCATGTAATCTTGCAGGGGTATCGAAAATTACTTGAATATCAAGCAGGTAACTGAATATATCTCTGACGAGCCGTGGGGATGGTACAAGTCTCCTTAAAAGCTGTGGAAACATTCAACAAGACGCCTTTCAAACGACCTTACTGTTGTTATCAACAGAGGACTTGAGTCTGTTTGCATCTTTCGGAAATCTATCCTTTTTATCAGAGTAAACCTTTTGTACAATGTTCATTTTGGAGAATACTCGTCTAAAATTCCATATCGGTTCTTCAATACTCTCATCTTCTGTCGTTTAAGTTTTTCATTTTCGGATACAATTGCATCCTGTCAACTACTGTATAAACTTATGAGGAACATATGAGCGAGAGAATAAGATCACACGCAATAAAGCTACTccctgtcccggtcatttgtttatctgTTGTAATTGCAAAAATAGGAAGAGAGCATTTTCGGGTATTGACCCGGCACTATTTGACTATCTGTCTATCTAACTGCAGCATGACAACAGTAAATGCAGCTAGTTTACCCTTTAGTTGACCGAGTGACAACGTGAAGGCTCATGTTTGCAGGCATTAGGCTGATGATACAATGAGTGGCTAACTTTAAACTCACTACAATCACTGAATAGGCTTATATACTACAATCACTGAATAGGCTTATATACTATTAACCATATTTCCATCGGtgttgctctttcacatacgcattttactctttcacatacattttttcataaAAGTTCCATCACATACCCTTTTACCATCAaccttgttctttttttttttcctcataCAATCTCAACAAAATCCTTCTAAATTCTTCAACAGTGGATCTTAAAATCTTCTATCGAACAACTAATTACTATTTATTATCAATACATTacattaattttatttaattaggttaatttaattgttttacgtttttttaattagttaattttgtCAACTGATTTTGATGGAGAATGGATGATTATGGGTTGGATGAACCAGGTAATTTGCATCCTAACTCCTAAGGTTAGCGGTAGTTGCGTCTCGATTCGGCGGAGGATCACGACGATGGCGTGCGAGGGAGATGCAAAGGACGAAGAAAGGGCATTGATGGAGTTCGGGTGGTCAATTTTGGGGGTTCCTATGGGTGGTTAAGGAGGTCAGGTGTGGATGGCTCAATTGTGATTTACTATGGTCTACGGTTATGCCCTTGATGGCTTTATGTGCGTTTGTCGTAGGTGGCTGTCGAAAGGGGATAGGTCGCGCAAGGGGTTCTTCGTGGTTGGCGACGGAAGGGTGGTCGACGACAAAGTATAGGTGTTGGTTAGTTAAGGTTAGGCGCCGACGAGCTGCTGGTGGTGCTCAAGTAAGGGGATGACGGATTGACGGTGGCGGCAAGGGTGTCGGAGAAGCTACTCGTTCTTGTTTAAAGGTGATGTAACTGTAGGAGAGAGGGAGGgtaaagaaaaaaatgaaagggGTAAAAAGGTAAAATGCGTATGTGAttgagtaaaatccgtatgtgaaagagcaacaCCCATTAGGAAATATTCAAGTAAATCTTTGTATATTGTAAATATAGCATCTCATATCTTTTGTAATTATAATTCTTACCTTATTTGCACAAATTGTAAACTATATAAACCATGTACCATCAGCTTTGTGAATACAACTTATTATTCCCATAAACTTCTAAGTCTTATATGGTATTAGAGAGTCTCCAATCGATCCAACCCTAATCTCCGACCAAAACCTCTTTCCTTCAAACGCCGCACAACCTCCTCTTCTCTCTTCATTCCGTCAAGCATCATGGCAGCTAATATCAACAACAACGACATTGTCGTACCCAATCCTCATGAAACAACAAAACCATTAACATCGCTTAACCTCAACCATTGTGTTAAGCTTAACCCTCTTAACTACACCGCATGGCGGTTTCAACTCACTAATATACTCTTCGGTTTCAGCCTTCTTGGCTTCGTAACCGGCACCGATCAACCACCAAGCGAAACCATCACCGACGCTAATAACGTTCAACAACCAAACCCGTCCTTTTTGACATGGCTCAAACAGGATAGACTAATCCTTGGTGCCCTCATGGGTACCTTGTCTACTGTCTTACAACCTTTAATTGTAAGAGCGAAAACCGCAAAGGAAGCATGGGATATCCTTGCTTCAACCTACGCCAACCCCTCTCGGGCTCATATCATGCAACTAAAAGAACGCTTTGATTCCATCACCAAAACTACGGAACAAACCGTCTCAGATTACATGAACTCCATCAAAGTTTGTGTCGACCAATTAGCTCTTATGGGCAAAATCCTTGACCCAGAAGATATTATTGCCCAAGTCCTAAAAGGTCTTGATTATTAGACCTTTAAACCCGTTATTACCACCGTCCGTGCCCGCGATACACCTATAACCTTCGAGGCACTTCACGAGAAATTGTTACAACATGAACTTCTTATTAAACATGACAACCCAACCACCCAAAATCAGTTCTCACCGTCTGCCAATCCTGCCTATCGACAAACCCATCACCAACGTGGCAACCCTCGTCCATCAACCACACCAAACTTCCACCAGTCGGCCAACAACTATCACCAATCGGCCACCCCATATCATCAACCCACCTCTCAATATCAACAACATAACCAGTCCGCTCCTCGCCCCTTCAAAGGTCGATGCCAATGGTGTCGAGAAGTGGGTCATGTCATCGCTAATTGCCCTCTTTTCCGGAAACTCTTTCCCAATATCACGTTTCCTGAACCCACCTACCGTCAACACAATACTCCACCGCAAGCCCATGTTGCCAACTACGGCAACTCGTCATATGCACATGTCGTTCCCAACAATCAACCCTTCGCCAACACCGCTCCAAACCCCAACTTCTTATTCGACAGTGGCACGTCACACCATTTGACACATGACTTGGACACCCTCGCATTTTATTCACCCTATGACGGTCTTGATGACCTCATAATAGGTGATGGCTCGGCTCTCCAAATCGCTAATACAGGTTCGTTTACGATGCACAATCTTCAGTTTAAACATGTTCTTCACGTTCCAAAAATTTCTCGTAACATAATTTCTATTTCTAAGTTATGCTATGACAACAATGCTTACGTTCTCTTTACTGACAATTTTTTCTTTGTAAAGGATCGTCGAACCCAGAAAACCCTCCTCCAGGGCCGAGCAACCAAAGGGGTGTATGAATGGCAACCACCACCCGTCGTCAATCAGGCCGCGCTTCATCCTAGAGGAACCACGCCTCCTTCGTGGAAAGGAACCACGCCTCTTTCGTGGCACCATAAGTTAGGTCATCCCACAAACGATGTAACCAAACTTATTAATAAAAATTTCTCTTTTCGCATTCCTAATTTTGATCACTGTGATTCGTGTTGTGTTTCGAAGAGCACAAAATTGCCCTTCTCTGTTTCGTCACTCACCTCGCACGCACCACTGGATTTGCTTTTTTCTGATCTTTGGACTAGTCCGGTTCAATCTTACGACCATTATAAGTATTATGTAATTTTCGTTGACCACTATACCAAATATGTATGGCTATACCCTTTAAAACGTAAGTCCGAAACCACTACAATATTTATGCAATTTAAAGCATTAGTTGAAAAGTATTTTAATCGACCCATACGACGATTTTTTAGTGACAATGGTGGAGAGTATGTAAAATTAAATCAATCGCTTCTCATCAATGGTATTTCACATAGCACTAGTCCTCCACACACACCGGAACACAATGGCTATGCTGAGCGATGGCATAGGCACATCGTCGAAACCGGCCTTGCATTGTTGAATCATGCCGGCCTCTCCACGTCCTATTGGCCTCTCGCCTTTTGTACCGCTACTTACTTAATTAATCGCCTTCCCACAAAAGGTTTGGGAGGAGACACTCCTTactttaaattacataatatacCACCGGATTATAATAAATTACACAATTTCGGGAGTCTATGCTACCCATGGCTCCGACCATATACGAAACATAAATTAGAAAACCGTTCCATCGCATGTATTTTTGTAGGTTATTCGAATACACAAAGTGCATATCACTGCTTAGACCCAAAAACCCATCGCATTTACACTTCTCGTCATGTAAAATTTTGTGACGATTCCTACCCATTTCGAGACACTACTTCGCCTCCTACTCCTTCTCCATCCGTCACCACTGATGAATGGTGCACCCTTCACATTCCACTCCTTCCTCCCTCGGCACCTACTACCACTACAGTCCCGGTTACACCCTCCAACCCGCCACCCATTCCTCCTGTCAAACCGCCAATTACTCAGGTTTACACTCGTCGCCCTCAATCCTCAACCAATGTTACTTCAAACCATGATCAACAACCTCCTACCCTCCCTTCCTCTTCCGCTGCACCCCTCCAACCAAATCCCAAGCCACGTAAAGGTCCAATGCCACCACCAACTAGGACCATTGTCACTCGCCTCGCCAATGGAATTAGAAAACCGAATCCGAACTATAGCAACAATCTAGCTCAAGCTTCCTCAACCAATGATATTCTACCAAATACGGTCAAGCAGGCACTTGTTCTCCCTCAATGGCGTcatgctatgcaagaagaatttGATGCGCTTGAGCGAAATCAAACCTGGACTCTTGTTCCACGCACCTCCTCACAAAATGTTATAGGTTGCAAGTGGGTTTACCGAAACAAATTTAATCCTGATGGTACCCTTAAACAACACAAAGCTCGTCTAGTTGCTAAGGGATTTCATCAACGACCTGGTATTGATTTTAATGAAACCTTTAGCCCAGTTATTAAACCTACTACAGTTCGTCTCATCTTAGCCTTAGCTGTCACTAACTCGTGGTCTCTTAGACAATTGGATGTTAATAACGCATTTCTTCAAGGGACACTCACTGATAATGTTTTTATGACACAACCTCCTGGTTTTGTAAATCAAACAAAAATAGATTACGTATGCAAATTAAACAAAGCAATTTATGGATTAAAACAAGCTTCACGCGCTTGGTACACCGAATTAACCTCTTACCTCCTATCTTATGGTTTTAAACAATCTATATCCGACTCTTCCTTGTTTATTCTACACACCAACGATACTTTTATTTACATGCTcgtttatgttgatgacattatagtCACTGGACCACACCCTACTCACCTTCGTTCCTTTATTGATAAATTATCGCAACGTTTTTCCCTCAAAGACCTTGGTCCGCTGTCTTACTTTCTAGGCATTGAAGTCACTCACAACTCACATGGTCTTCATCTTAATCAATCTAAATATATTTTTGATCTTCTAACCAAGTTCAAAATGATAGATGCTAAGCCTAATACCACTCCGATGGCTTCCTCACCCACCTTAACTCGTGAAGACCATCTACCTATCCAAGACCACTCTGATTATCGTGCTATTGTTGGCAGTCTCCAATACCTCTCTCTTACCAGACCCGACATTGCCTTTGCTATTAACCGTCTAGCTCAATTTTTGCATCATCCCACCGCCACTCACTGGACTGCCCTAAAACGTCTCCTGCGTTATTTGCAAGGGACTCAAACCATTGGCCTTCAGTTGTACAAAGCTTCCTCTTCTCGCCTTCATGCCTTTTGTGATGCAGACCATGCTGGTGATAAAGACACCTATGTTTCCACCACGTGGCCTTGCTCTCTCCACTACTGAAGCTGAATTTCGCGCCGTTGCATCCGTCACAACCGAGACACTTTGGCTCCGTAACCTTCTCCACGAGCTACATATCTCCGTCACCAACCCTCCAGCAATCTTCTGTGACAACATCTCAGCTACTCTCTATGCCCGAAACCCGGTCTTTCATTCCCGCATGAAGCACATGGCTCTATCCTTTCACTTCGTCAAACAGCAGTTGCTTCATGGTCACATTCGAATTCAACACGTTGCGAGCAAAGATCAGTTGGCAGATATTCTCACCAAACCGCTTCACAAAACTCACTACCTTGAACTTCGCTCCAAGATTGGTCTTACCCCTCggacgtccatcttgcgggggcgtattAACCATATTTCCTATAATTAGGAAATATTCAAGTAAATCTTTGTATATTGTAAATATAGCATCTCATATCTTTTGTAATTATAGTTCTTACCTTATTTGCACAAATTGTAAACTATATAAACCATGTACCATCAGCTTTGTGAATACAACTTATTATTCCCATAAACTTCTAAGTCTTATATATACAATGCAGCAGATGAATCACGGAAACTAAAATTAATCCAGCTATCGCTGTTAAACCTATGACGTAAAAATGGTTATTGTTAATGGCAGTAGA contains the following coding sequences:
- the LOC141650965 gene encoding betaine aldehyde dehydrogenase, chloroplastic-like, whose amino-acid sequence is MSSAAAGEKGIRVRISNFNLKELWIQSDIPAATAEDVEAVVAAARKALTRNKGTEWGSATGAHRAKYLRAIASEVKERKDKLAKLEVLDTGKPWDEAVSDIDEVASCFEYYADQAEALDAKQKAPFSLSMDTFKAHVLKQPLGVVGLITPWNYPLLMFTGSKIMSSAAQLVKPVTLKLGGKSPIIVFDDVELDKAAEWTAFGCFCTTGQICSATSRLLVRENIATEFLDTLMKWIKNIKISDPFEEGCRMGPVISKGQYEKVMKFIATAESEGATILCGGSRPEHLTKGYFVEPTIVSDVSTSMQIWREEVFGPVLCVKTFNSEDEAIELANDTHYGLGAAVISKDLDRCERVTKALQAGIVWVNCSQPCFCQAPWGGIKRSGFGRDLGEWGIENYLNIKQVTEYISDEPWGWYKSP